AGGAGAAAAGGTAAAGCCGGTCCTCCTGAAGCCGAAAGGCTATATCGCAGCGGTTCGAACCCCATACCTCCCGGGTCTGGGGCAGCCTGCCTTCCAGGAGCCGGATAAAGGGCTTCCCTGCATAGGCCTCATCGTAAGCCTTCCGGATTGCGTCCTCCGTTAGCCCCGGTTTTATGGTCAGGGTTGTCGTTACCGCCATTCCCCGGCGCAAAGGGGCCAGATGGGGGGTAAAATAGAGCTCTCCGCCAAGTCTGTTCACCCTGAGCTGGTCGGTCATCTCCGCCCAGTGGCGATGACTCCTTCCCGGACTGTAGGCCCCGGCATTCTCGCTCCGTTCGCAGAAGAGGTAATTCTCCTGGCTCTTTTTTCCCGCCCCGGATATTCCGGAGATTGCGTTTACGATAACCGGCCCTTCGGCGAGATTCCCTTTCAGAACAGGCAGCAGAGGGAGCAGGGTTGCCGTGGGATAGCAGCCGGGATTGGCGATGAGGTCCGCCTTCCTTATTTCATCTTCGTAGATCTCGCAGAGACCGTAGACCGGGGGTACCGCTGCCTCGGGAGCCGGCGCACCGTAGGCGGAGGCGAAGAGCTGTCTGTCCGTAAGGCGGAAATCCGCGGAAAGATCGATGACCAGGCTTTTCCCGATAAAGGGGGCGCATACCCTGGCCGAAGCCAAGTGGGGAAGCCCTGCAAAGACCACATCCGGTTTATGAGCGCTCATCTCTTCCAGGCTGAGGTATTCGGAACTGACGAGCTTGTCGGTCTCCGCAAAACCGTTGTCCCCGGCCTGAATCGCTGTTCCGGCCTTCGATGAGGATACGGGCAGGATTTTTTCCACTCCGGGGTGACCGGCGAGAAGTCTGGCGAGTAACATTCCGGTATATCCGGTTGACCCGAGTATAGCTGCTTTCATAGTCTGTGCTTCCTTTACAGTTCGAGGTCAGGCATAAAACTGCTTAAAAGGTTTATAAGGTCTTCGGGGCTGTTCTCTTCTTTCAATACGAGAAAGATCGTGTCGTCCCCGGCGATTGTTCCGAGAATACAGTCCAGGTTGAACCTGTCGATGGCGAAGGCTACGCTGTCCGCGTGGCCCTGGAGGGTTTTGATGACTCCGATTTTGCCGGAGAAGTCCAGGGACAGAAATCCCCTCTGCAGGTCCTGGATGTAGGTGCGCTGGATATCCGGAGGTACGTCTGATTCAGGAAGTGTATAATAGTAGCCGTTCCAGCCGTCGGAGACCTTTCCCACCTTGAGGAGTTTCAGATCCCTGGAAAGGGTGGCCTGGGTAACACTGATTCCCTGTTTTTCCAGTTCCCCAAGGAGGCCCTCCTGGCTGGATATGCGATTCTCTTTGATAATTCGCATGATTAATCGAAGTCTGTCATCCCGCAGTTTCATTCCATATATCTCGCTGTATATTTATTCCGTATAGGCGTATAAAATTGCATAAAAATAGAATTCTTGCAAGCAGAAAGGGCTAAATTCCTGAAAAACTGACATTTTTTGCATATACAGCCGATATGGATACTATGGGTGAGCGAAACCGGGATGCCCGTATAATGATTACTCTTCGTGAGGACGAGATGGAGGCCCTGGGAACCCTGTATCCCGCTCTGGGTGAAGGGCGGCCTCTGGGAGTGGAAGATATCCAGGGGGAGCTTGAAGCCGCCGGCGTCGTTGCGGGCATTCTGCAGGAAACACTGAAACAGCTGCCGGACAAAACGGATCCTGCAGGAAAAGCTGTCTCCTGTGTGCTGGCCCGGGGAACCCCGGCGGAGGACGCCGACCCCGCCTATCTCAAACTGTCCCAGAAACTTTTTGATCTCAGACTCTACGGAAAAGAGAAGGGCGGTCGGGTCGACTTTCGGGAAGCCCGCCCCTTTGTGGTTGTCCGGAAAGGTGAAGCCCTGGGGAGGTATCTGCCCCCTGGTCCGGGAACGCCGGGGATTACTGTGACGGGGAGGATTCTTGAACCGGGGATAAAAAAACGTATTCCCTTTGAACCCGGAGAGAACACCTTTCG
The genomic region above belongs to Marispirochaeta aestuarii and contains:
- the argC gene encoding N-acetyl-gamma-glutamyl-phosphate reductase, whose translation is MKAAILGSTGYTGMLLARLLAGHPGVEKILPVSSSKAGTAIQAGDNGFAETDKLVSSEYLSLEEMSAHKPDVVFAGLPHLASARVCAPFIGKSLVIDLSADFRLTDRQLFASAYGAPAPEAAVPPVYGLCEIYEDEIRKADLIANPGCYPTATLLPLLPVLKGNLAEGPVIVNAISGISGAGKKSQENYLFCERSENAGAYSPGRSHRHWAEMTDQLRVNRLGGELYFTPHLAPLRRGMAVTTTLTIKPGLTEDAIRKAYDEAYAGKPFIRLLEGRLPQTREVWGSNRCDIAFRLQEDRLYLFSCIDNLVKGASGQAVQNMNIRLGFDAAAGLALSGMV
- a CDS encoding arginine repressor, which codes for MKLRDDRLRLIMRIIKENRISSQEGLLGELEKQGISVTQATLSRDLKLLKVGKVSDGWNGYYYTLPESDVPPDIQRTYIQDLQRGFLSLDFSGKIGVIKTLQGHADSVAFAIDRFNLDCILGTIAGDDTIFLVLKEENSPEDLINLLSSFMPDLEL